The following proteins are co-located in the Maridesulfovibrio sp. genome:
- a CDS encoding MetS family NSS transporter small subunit — protein MTTSAIIMMLFGLGITWGGAIACFRIAFKNK, from the coding sequence ATGACTACCAGCGCAATCATCATGATGCTCTTCGGCCTCGGCATTACCTGGGGTGGAGCAATCGCCTGCTTCCGCATTGCTTTTAAAAACAAATAG
- a CDS encoding sodium-dependent transporter: MQKRETWGSRSGFILAAVGSAIGLGNIWRFPYMVYENGGGAFLIPYFVAMLAAGIPFMILEFGLGQKFKGSAPKIFSSISKKWEWLGWWQVVVSFVIASYYVVVIAWAMNYVGLSFTQGWGDAPKDFFFGSFLGLTDSPMNMGNVQGSIFLATAAAWAFTFIALFTGVKAGIERVNKIFMPLLFLLVFIFIGRGLMLPGAMDGINWLFKPDFSAIMDGKVWADAFGQIFFSLSIGFGIMLSYSSYLPKESDINNNACMTVFINCGFSIISGIMIFSVLGYMALQQGVPISEVAGAGVGLAFITLPTAINLMPAPVFFGVLFFMALVVAGLSSMISITEVITSSIIDKFGVSRKKAVAVCCTLGFLVSIVFTTGGGLLLLDIVDHFVNNFGILIGGFIEIIFVAWFCNLDEMRTHVNKTSEIIVGSLWMNSLRFVVPAMLGFMIVTNFIGDISKNYGGYSNTAIIAFGWAILGLCLVIGFALSSQDRAFANVSSTNSSFLKRR; encoded by the coding sequence ATGCAAAAAAGAGAAACATGGGGTTCCCGTTCCGGCTTTATTCTTGCCGCCGTGGGCTCTGCAATCGGGTTGGGTAACATCTGGCGTTTTCCCTACATGGTTTATGAAAACGGTGGTGGTGCATTCCTCATCCCCTATTTCGTAGCAATGCTTGCTGCGGGTATCCCATTCATGATCCTTGAATTCGGTCTCGGCCAGAAGTTCAAGGGTTCCGCGCCAAAAATTTTCTCATCCATTTCCAAAAAATGGGAATGGCTCGGCTGGTGGCAGGTAGTGGTTTCATTCGTCATTGCCTCTTATTACGTTGTAGTTATCGCATGGGCGATGAACTACGTGGGCCTTTCCTTCACCCAAGGATGGGGAGACGCTCCCAAGGATTTCTTCTTCGGAAGCTTCCTCGGTCTGACCGATTCCCCCATGAACATGGGTAATGTACAGGGGTCCATCTTCCTGGCAACCGCCGCAGCTTGGGCATTCACCTTTATTGCCCTTTTTACCGGAGTTAAAGCCGGTATTGAAAGGGTCAACAAAATATTCATGCCCCTTCTCTTCCTGCTTGTGTTTATCTTCATCGGAAGAGGTCTGATGCTCCCCGGAGCAATGGACGGTATCAACTGGCTCTTCAAGCCTGATTTCTCCGCCATTATGGACGGTAAAGTCTGGGCTGACGCATTCGGCCAGATTTTCTTCAGCCTCTCCATCGGGTTCGGTATCATGCTTTCTTACTCCAGCTACCTGCCCAAGGAATCCGACATCAACAACAACGCCTGTATGACTGTTTTCATCAACTGCGGATTCAGCATAATCTCCGGTATCATGATCTTCAGTGTACTCGGCTACATGGCCCTGCAGCAGGGTGTTCCCATCAGCGAAGTTGCCGGTGCAGGTGTTGGCCTTGCCTTCATCACACTGCCCACCGCAATCAACCTGATGCCCGCACCTGTATTCTTCGGTGTGCTCTTCTTCATGGCACTCGTTGTTGCCGGTCTCTCTTCCATGATCTCCATCACCGAAGTTATCACTTCTTCCATCATCGATAAATTCGGTGTTTCCCGTAAGAAAGCCGTAGCAGTGTGCTGCACCCTCGGCTTTCTGGTAAGCATCGTTTTCACTACCGGCGGCGGTCTGCTGCTGCTTGATATCGTTGACCACTTCGTCAACAACTTCGGTATTCTCATCGGCGGATTCATTGAAATCATATTTGTCGCATGGTTTTGCAATCTCGATGAAATGCGCACTCACGTTAACAAGACCTCCGAAATCATCGTTGGTTCCCTGTGGATGAACAGCCTGCGCTTCGTTGTTCCGGCAATGCTCGGTTTCATGATCGTGACCAACTTCATCGGTGATATCTCCAAGAACTACGGTGGATACTCCAACACAGCCATTATCGCATTCGGCTGGGCAATACTTGGCCTCTGCCTTGTAATCGGCTTTGCACTGTCCTCTCAGGACCGCGCATTCGCAAATGTATCTTCCACCAACAGCAGCTTCCTCAAAAGGAGATAA
- a CDS encoding response regulator, whose product MAHILVLDDVVDAGILLKRILERKGHKVSVFSEEEEALSFLSGSDVELAILDIKLKKMTGVEVLEEMKKIMPALKVIMLTGYPTLETARESLKHGANEYCVKPIDKEELEFKVEEVLSC is encoded by the coding sequence ATGGCACATATTCTTGTTCTTGATGACGTTGTAGACGCGGGAATACTTCTCAAGCGAATTCTTGAACGCAAGGGGCACAAAGTAAGTGTTTTTTCCGAGGAAGAGGAGGCTCTTTCTTTTCTTTCCGGCAGTGATGTTGAGCTGGCTATCCTTGATATTAAACTCAAGAAGATGACTGGTGTTGAGGTGCTGGAAGAGATGAAAAAAATTATGCCCGCATTGAAAGTGATTATGCTGACCGGATATCCGACCCTTGAGACTGCTCGTGAATCACTTAAGCACGGAGCCAATGAATACTGCGTTAAACCAATTGATAAGGAAGAGCTTGAATTTAAGGTGGAGGAAGTTCTATCCTGCTGA
- a CDS encoding PAS domain S-box protein yields the protein MSIRIQEQILYEIAMSIGKSMDLEKMLSTALSTYLHRLCCMSARVFLQNKETLSFAKAFSIPFKEKQQSAFDDFLLKISSCEAEDQINNLRESLPLHTSFEGDHYYLMDLPEAGFLMIGKGLYPLPHSMLRSLHKINIRLSESIISCQTHRNNEILNIKLQNQIREREKAELAILEERRKYRVIFDNSPLGIIYFDHEGIIRDCNPKFMDLMGSTKDKLIGFNTAEKGTPEMREVMEKALNGESALYEGNYISVTGKKKMYIRAVFNPVAPGSNATEVIATVEKLGEFREE from the coding sequence GTGAGCATCAGAATCCAAGAGCAAATTCTTTATGAAATAGCCATGTCAATTGGTAAAAGTATGGATCTTGAAAAGATGCTTTCAACAGCACTTTCAACTTACCTGCACCGCTTATGCTGCATGAGCGCGAGGGTTTTCCTGCAAAACAAGGAAACTCTTTCCTTTGCTAAAGCATTTTCTATTCCCTTCAAGGAAAAACAACAGTCTGCATTTGATGATTTTCTCTTGAAAATTTCGAGCTGTGAGGCAGAAGATCAGATCAATAATCTAAGGGAAAGCCTGCCCTTGCACACATCATTTGAAGGTGATCACTACTATCTAATGGATCTACCTGAAGCAGGTTTCCTGATGATCGGAAAAGGGCTCTATCCACTACCCCATTCCATGCTGAGATCATTACACAAAATTAATATTAGGCTATCTGAATCAATCATTTCCTGCCAGACACATCGAAACAATGAAATCCTGAATATAAAACTGCAAAACCAGATCAGGGAAAGGGAAAAAGCGGAACTTGCCATCTTGGAGGAAAGACGAAAATACAGGGTAATATTTGACAATTCACCGCTGGGCATAATCTACTTCGACCATGAGGGCATTATCAGGGACTGCAACCCGAAATTCATGGACCTGATGGGATCTACAAAAGATAAATTAATAGGCTTCAATACTGCAGAGAAAGGTACACCGGAAATGCGGGAAGTTATGGAGAAAGCATTAAACGGAGAATCTGCCTTGTATGAAGGCAACTACATCTCTGTAACAGGGAAGAAAAAGATGTATATCAGGGCAGTCTTTAATCCTGTGGCACCGGGCAGTAATGCAACTGAAGTTATTGCCACAGTGGAGAAGCTTGGCGAATTCCGGGAAGAATAA